From the Halorussus salinus genome, the window CGCGCTCCACGTCGCCGTCGGTCGGCGCGCTGTCCCAGTTGCGGACCTGCTCGTCGGCGTCCCAGACGGGCGGAATCGGGTCCTCGGGGACCTCCTCGGTGATGGCGTCGCCGTCGAGGATGACCGCCGTGGGGCCGGGTCGCCCGGCGGTCGCGTGCTTGAACGCCAACTGGACGCTCCGCAACGTCTCGGTCGGCGAGCGCGGGAACCAGTGTTCCTTCGTCACGCCGTCCAGAATCTTGGGGAGGTCGAGACCGCCGTAGTCGCCACGGGACTGCTGGTAGGGCGCGAGCGTGGAGTAGTCGCCGCGCTCGCTGGCCTCGGTCAGCACGACCATCGGCGACGACGAGAGGCGCGCCTCCATCTGGCCGATGGTGCCCAAACTGCCTATCCACGGTCCCTGTCCCGCGAGGACGCCCGGCGTCTGGGTCAGGCGGCCGTACATCTCGGCCATGACGCTCCCCTCGCGCTCGTCGCGCGGCCGAACGACCTCGATGTCCGACTCGGGGAGTTCGTCCAGTAGCTCGATGACCCGGCCGCCGGGGTAGCCGAAGACGTACTCGACGCCGAGGGATTCGAGTTGGCCGACTAGCTCCTCGTTGGTTTCGGTCATGCCAAGAGGTGACTCTTGCCGGTGCCTTTGGTCTGTCGCTTCTCGAAGGTGAGTTCGCTTGTGTTTCGTTCCCTCGCTCGATGGTCACTCCGTCCCGGCGCGCGCTGGCGTCTGCACGAACGGACGTGAGTGCAGGCTCGGAAGACGCGGGTTGTCTTCCGGTGGACGAGGACCGCAGCGAAGTGAGGACCGCAGGAGGCTGGGGAGGTGTGAGGTGCCGTGCTGTGCTGTCGCGGTGCGGTTGCTGTGCGGTAGACTCCGTGGAGTCGGCAGTAGGTAGCTCCTCCTTGCTTTCACCTTCCGTTCCTGACCAGCAACTGTCCTGCAAAACCGCTACGACCGAATCACGCGAACGAAATACCCAACCTTACCGAATCGAAACAATTGGAACATGCGAACCAGCCTCAACGTTCCCGACGACGTGCTGGCGGCCTTCGACGAGACGTGGCAGGCCGAAGGACTCGACTCTCGGTCGCGCGCGATTCGAGAAGCGATGCGCGAGTACGTCGAGGCTCACGCCGAACTCGAAGCCGCCGAGGGCGAGGTCATGGCGGTGCTGGCCTACGACTACGAACACGACGAGGTAGTCCACGACCTCCACGCCGTCCAACACGAGTTCGGCGATGCCATCACCGCGACGAACCACGTCCATCGGGGCGAGTGGTGCATGGAGACCGCCTTCTGCGAGGGTCCGGCCGAGGAGGTCCGTCAACTGGTCTACCGGCTCCGGGACTTCGATTCGGTGGCGCGCGTGAAGGTGATGGTCCTGAGCGCGGACCGGGAGTAACCCCCTCTCGCGCTCTCCCCCTCTTCTCCCCCTCTGGTTACCCCCGCTCGAACAGCACCGCGAAACACAGCACCGCGACCAGCAGGAGCGCCACCGCCAGTCGCGCGCGCCACGCTGGCGGCGAGAACGACAGCGACCCCATGACGAACGCGGTCAGGGTCGCCACCGCGACCCCGCCAGCCGCGACGAGCAGGCCGCCGACCGCGTGGGCCGCCTCGCCAGCGCGCGTCTCGGCGTCGCGGCCGATTTGCGCGCCGAGTTCGACCGCGTTGCTTCCCACGTCGTGGACCGCGAGCGCGGCCGCGACGCCGACGAAGGCCGCGAGCGCCGACCCGCCGCCCGACGCGACGACCAGCGAGGAGACCAGCAGTGACCCGCCAGCGACCGCGAACCCGCTCGCGGAGTCGGTCTGGACCCACGGGCCGACGGCCACCGCCAGCACGCGCTGGGCGAACGCGACGGCGAACAGCGTGGCCGCGACCCCGCCAGCGAGCGCCGCCGTCGGGCCGACCGACGCCACGGTGTCGCCCCAATCGACTCCGGCGACCTCCGCGAGCGCGCTTGCGGGCGCGAGCGCCAGCAGGGACGCCAGCGCGAGCGCGACGAATCCGCCGGCGGCGTGGGCTATCGACCGGGGCGGGTCGCTCCCGGCCCAGCCG encodes:
- a CDS encoding CopG family ribbon-helix-helix protein; protein product: MRTSLNVPDDVLAAFDETWQAEGLDSRSRAIREAMREYVEAHAELEAAEGEVMAVLAYDYEHDEVVHDLHAVQHEFGDAITATNHVHRGEWCMETAFCEGPAEEVRQLVYRLRDFDSVARVKVMVLSADRE